From a region of the Deinococcus misasensis DSM 22328 genome:
- a CDS encoding cbb3-type cytochrome c oxidase subunit I, producing MAVNIPSSAQNRKPGFFEVLWDYMTTGDHKKIGIMYMLTSVLGFAIAGLLAVAIRVQLAVPNNDFLVGQQYNEVLTMHGAIMLFYFIIPFGLVGFGNYMLPLQLGERDVALPRVNTFAFYLFLFSLILVAVSFFIGGPAAAGWTFYYPLTMKNAVPGSHGVEVLMVSILLNGIASLLGAANFAATVMNLRAKGMGVFKMPMFVWSILATSILQLIALSGLTAAALTTLLELKLGISLFNPAMGGVPVLYQQFFWFYSHPAVYVMLLPYLGIAAEIVSTFSRKPLFGYKVMVYSILGIVLVGLIVWVHHMFAVGLPQGWQIFFAIATVIVGVPTGVKLFNLIGTMWGGHLQMKSPLYWVIAFIFNFTIGGITGVALGLIPFDYAVTDGYFVVAHFHNVLMFGTSYLVMAGLYYWWPKITGRLMSEKMGLWHLWLFLIGSWLTFMPQYILGFLGMPRRYYTYPEGNYLWNELNYASTIGAFILLIGGIVWVYNMVWSLKNGQKANDNPWGGYTLEWLTSSPPAPHNLEVVLPTHFASERPLYDWKKAGIKFEPVNMKDVHLPQPTIWPFMSALGLLIFGLGVSYSWFNGPITDPWTIMIWVGLAFTIYSIFKWAGTPEFAEPAHHHVLTSVPNGPMGMWWFIISEVTLFGVLISGYVYLRLVGKADPPEARPEIWLAALNTLILVSSSFVIHKAEQDFVKGIFSKFRLGLMLTMILGGVFFLFQTYEFVKFGLEVDYTQNVWASAFFTLVGLHGLHIIIGGVGVALPYYQALTGKLNHKEHGSLTPASMYWHLVDIVWLVIISIFYIW from the coding sequence ATGGCCGTAAACATACCCTCCTCAGCACAGAACCGCAAACCCGGCTTCTTTGAAGTGCTGTGGGATTACATGACCACCGGAGACCACAAGAAGATCGGCATCATGTACATGCTGACTTCGGTGCTGGGCTTCGCCATCGCTGGACTGCTGGCCGTTGCCATTCGTGTGCAGCTTGCTGTCCCAAACAATGACTTCCTGGTGGGCCAACAGTACAACGAAGTGCTCACCATGCACGGTGCCATCATGTTGTTCTACTTCATCATTCCTTTTGGTCTGGTGGGGTTTGGCAACTACATGCTGCCTTTGCAACTCGGTGAACGCGATGTGGCCCTGCCCCGAGTGAACACCTTTGCTTTCTACCTGTTCCTGTTCAGCCTCATTCTGGTGGCCGTGTCCTTCTTCATTGGTGGACCTGCTGCTGCTGGATGGACCTTCTATTACCCCCTCACCATGAAGAATGCGGTTCCCGGTTCACACGGTGTGGAAGTGCTGATGGTCTCGATTCTGTTGAACGGTATCGCTTCTCTCTTGGGTGCTGCCAACTTTGCTGCCACGGTGATGAACCTGCGCGCCAAAGGCATGGGCGTCTTCAAAATGCCCATGTTCGTGTGGTCCATTCTGGCCACCTCCATCCTGCAGTTGATTGCCCTCTCTGGACTGACTGCTGCAGCCCTCACCACCCTGCTGGAACTGAAACTGGGCATCTCCCTGTTCAACCCTGCCATGGGGGGCGTGCCTGTGCTGTACCAGCAGTTCTTCTGGTTCTACTCTCACCCTGCTGTGTACGTGATGTTGCTGCCTTACCTTGGCATCGCTGCTGAGATTGTGTCTACCTTCAGCCGCAAACCCCTGTTCGGTTACAAGGTGATGGTGTACTCCATCTTGGGCATCGTGCTGGTGGGTCTGATCGTGTGGGTGCACCACATGTTCGCAGTGGGTCTGCCCCAGGGATGGCAAATCTTCTTTGCCATCGCCACCGTGATTGTGGGTGTTCCCACCGGTGTGAAGCTGTTCAACCTGATCGGCACCATGTGGGGCGGTCACTTGCAAATGAAGTCTCCCCTGTACTGGGTGATCGCCTTCATCTTCAACTTCACCATCGGTGGAATCACCGGTGTGGCTCTGGGTCTGATTCCTTTTGACTACGCTGTGACCGACGGTTACTTCGTGGTGGCCCACTTCCACAACGTGCTGATGTTCGGTACCTCTTACCTCGTGATGGCAGGTCTGTACTACTGGTGGCCCAAAATCACCGGTCGCCTGATGAGTGAAAAAATGGGCCTGTGGCACCTGTGGTTGTTCCTGATCGGCTCATGGCTGACCTTCATGCCCCAGTACATTCTGGGTTTCCTGGGCATGCCCCGCCGTTACTACACTTACCCCGAGGGCAACTACCTCTGGAACGAGCTGAACTACGCTTCCACCATTGGTGCCTTCATTCTGCTGATTGGGGGCATCGTGTGGGTGTACAACATGGTCTGGAGCCTGAAAAACGGCCAGAAAGCCAATGACAACCCCTGGGGTGGTTACACCCTCGAATGGTTGACCAGCAGTCCTCCTGCTCCCCACAACCTTGAAGTGGTGCTGCCCACCCATTTTGCCAGCGAGCGTCCCCTGTACGACTGGAAGAAGGCTGGCATCAAGTTTGAGCCTGTGAACATGAAAGATGTTCACCTGCCTCAACCCACCATCTGGCCTTTCATGAGCGCTCTGGGTCTGCTGATTTTCGGTCTGGGTGTCTCTTACAGCTGGTTCAACGGTCCCATCACCGATCCATGGACCATCATGATCTGGGTGGGTCTGGCCTTCACCATTTACTCCATCTTCAAATGGGCAGGCACCCCCGAGTTTGCTGAACCTGCACACCACCATGTGCTGACCAGCGTTCCCAACGGCCCCATGGGCATGTGGTGGTTCATCATTTCCGAAGTCACCCTCTTCGGTGTGCTGATCTCTGGGTACGTTTACCTGCGTCTGGTGGGCAAAGCCGATCCACCCGAGGCCCGTCCTGAAATCTGGCTGGCCGCCCTCAACACATTGATTCTGGTGAGCTCCTCCTTTGTGATCCACAAAGCCGAACAGGATTTTGTGAAAGGCATTTTCTCCAAATTCCGTCTGGGCTTGATGCTGACCATGATTCTGGGCGGCGTGTTCTTCCTGTTCCAGACCTACGAGTTTGTGAAATTCGGACTGGAAGTGGATTACACCCAAAATGTTTGGGCTTCTGCCTTCTTCACCCTGGTGGGTCTGCACGGTTTGCACATCATCATCGGTGGTGTGGGCGTTGCCCTCCCCTACTACCAGGCCCTGACTGGCAAACTGAACCACAAAGAACACGGCAGCCTCACCCCTGCCAGCATGTACTGGCACTTGGTGGACATCGTGTGGTTGGTGATCATCTCGATCTTCTACATCTGGTAA
- a CDS encoding SCO family protein encodes MKKANPTLITLILGILVLLGIWAYREFAPVQLQGTPVQAMPVIPEIELTDTNGQPRKIQDSEGIKLVFFGFTRCPDVCPATMSILKRAYEGAGKPQNVKVFLVSVDPDTDTPEVLKAYVDKFQSDFVGLTGDADNIAKLANAFYVGFNENPDGIVTHTDTVAVLDEQNRMRLIYNQEKLGKGLLDQDLPALVRGSL; translated from the coding sequence ATGAAGAAAGCCAACCCCACCCTCATCACCCTGATTCTGGGCATTCTGGTATTGCTGGGCATCTGGGCTTACCGTGAATTTGCTCCAGTTCAGCTGCAAGGCACCCCGGTGCAGGCCATGCCCGTCATTCCCGAGATCGAACTGACCGACACCAACGGACAACCCAGAAAAATTCAGGACTCTGAAGGCATCAAACTGGTGTTCTTTGGCTTCACCCGTTGTCCGGACGTTTGCCCGGCCACCATGAGCATCCTCAAGCGGGCTTATGAAGGGGCAGGCAAACCCCAAAACGTCAAAGTGTTTCTGGTCAGTGTGGATCCGGACACAGACACCCCAGAGGTTCTGAAAGCTTACGTTGATAAATTCCAGAGTGACTTTGTGGGTTTGACTGGGGATGCAGACAACATTGCAAAACTGGCCAACGCTTTTTATGTGGGCTTCAATGAAAACCCGGATGGCATTGTCACACACACCGACACAGTGGCCGTTTTGGACGAACAAAACCGCATGCGTCTGATTTACAACCAGGAAAAATTGGGCAAAGGTCTGCTGGATCAGGATCTGCCTGCTCTGGTCAGGGGTTCACTGTGA